The following coding sequences are from one Candidatus Peregrinibacteria bacterium window:
- a CDS encoding lysine biosynthesis protein LysW, giving the protein MSTFQSNCTECGTVIALADDVQIGEIINCEECGGELEVMDIDEDNNVTLEIIPSEEEGGEENWEE; this is encoded by the coding sequence ATGTCAACATTTCAATCAAACTGTACTGAATGCGGAACTGTCATCGCTCTCGCTGATGATGTACAAATCGGAGAAATAATTAATTGTGAAGAATGTGGAGGAGAACTCGAAGTAATGGATATCGATGAAGATAATAATGTGACCTTAGAAATAATTCCCTCAGAGGAAGAAGGAGGGGAAGAAAATTGGGAGGAATAG
- a CDS encoding transposase translates to MHHRNPFHRHRNSQKRFYEERNVYFITSNTYEKFPYFQEEIFCELWIEELKLCKLKFCFDLYAFCLNYEHFHWMIQPNEKWNISKVMKFFKENVSRDINKIIKYQPPEGAMAPSRLHGDNNMRESDTASCRLQMDTKISIFQTAFLQKNGHHHSFPNFQWQKSFHDHVIRGDEDFENHVEYTIYNFVKHGLPENWKYTSLNYSDEMNFE, encoded by the coding sequence GTGCATCATCGAAATCCATTCCATCGGCATCGAAATTCCCAAAAACGTTTTTATGAAGAGAGAAACGTGTATTTCATCACCTCAAATACATACGAAAAATTTCCATATTTTCAAGAAGAAATTTTTTGTGAATTGTGGATTGAAGAACTCAAACTCTGCAAATTAAAATTTTGTTTTGATTTGTATGCATTTTGTTTAAATTATGAGCATTTTCATTGGATGATTCAACCGAATGAGAAATGGAATATTTCGAAGGTGATGAAATTTTTCAAGGAAAATGTTTCGAGGGACATCAATAAAATCATAAAATATCAACCACCGGAAGGCGCGATGGCGCCGTCGCGCCTTCATGGTGATAATAACATGCGGGAAAGCGACACGGCGTCGTGTCGCCTTCAAATGGATACAAAAATTTCCATATTCCAAACCGCATTCCTCCAAAAAAACGGACATCATCATTCATTCCCCAATTTCCAATGGCAAAAATCATTCCACGATCACGTAATTCGGGGTGATGAAGATTTTGAAAATCATGTGGAATATACGATATACAATTTTGTGAAACATGGACTTCCTGAAAACTGGAAATATACGTCGCTGAATTACTCTGATGAAATGAATTTCGAGTAA